The DNA region GTACGTCCATCCGGTGAAGTCGCGGCGCAACCTGAAGGTCAAGCTGCACTCCCAGGCGTTGAAGATCCTCTTCTCCGGCAACCGCGCCGTGGGCGTGGAGTATGCCAAGGGCAAACGCGTGCGCAAGGCCTTCGGCAAGGAGATCATCTGCTGCGGCGGAGCCATCAACTCGCCCCAACTCCTGCAGCTTTCGGGCATCGGCAACGGCGAGGAGCTGCGCAAGCTCGGCATCGACGTGGTGCGCGACCTGCCCGGCGTGGGCGAGAATCTGCAGGACCACCTGGAGCTTTACGTGCAGTACGCCTGCAAGGAGCCCGTGAGCATGTACCCGGCGTTGAAGTGGCAGAACCAGCCCATGATCGGCCTGAAGTGGCTCTTCGGCCGGACCGGCGCCGCGGCCACCAACCACTTCGAGGCCGGCGGCTTCATCCGCTCTAACGATGAGGTGGCGTACCCCAACCTGCAGTACCACTTCCTGCCCATCGCCATCCGCTACGACGGCTCGGTGGCCCAGGGCGGGCACGGCTACCAGGTTCACGTGGGCCCCATGAACACCGACGTGCGCGGCCACGTGAAGCTGAAGTCCAGCGATCCCAAGGAGTACCCCGAGATCTTCTTCAACTACCTCTCCACGGAGCAGGAGCGTCAGGACTGGATCGACGCCATCCGCGTCACCAGGAAGATCATGACCCAGCCCGCCTTCGACCGTTTCCGCGGCGATGAGCTGGCGCCGGGCGAGAACGTGCAGACCGACGAGGAGATTCTGGACTTCGTGGCGCGCGAAGGCGAAAGCGCCTACCACCCGAGCTGCACCTGCAAGATGGGCACGGACGAGATGGCCGTGGTGGACGCCGACCTCAAGGTCCACGGCGTGGACGGCCTGCGCGTGGTGGACGCCTCGGTCATGCCGTACGTCACCAACGGCAACATCTACTCCCCGGTGATGATGATCGCCGAGAAGTCCGCGGACATCATTCTGGGCAACACGCCGCTGGAGCCCCTGGACCATGCATTCTACAAGCACGAGCAGGCCGGAAAATCCGCTCCGGCCGAAGGGTAACGAGCCATGATCCGCAAGAAAATGTACATCGACGGCGAGTGGGTGGAGGCGCGCTCCGGCGCGGTCAGGCAGTCCATCAATCCCTGCGACGGCCAGCCCATTGCCGAGGTGCCGGAAGGGGGACGCGAGGACGCACAAGCCGCCATTGCCGCGGCTAGGCGCGCATTCGATCATGACGGCTGGCCCCAGACCCCGGCGGCCGAGCGCGGAGCCATGCTCTACAAGCTCTCGGAGCTCATCGTCCGCGACAAGGAGGAGCTGGCGCAGTTGGAGACCCTGGACACGGGCAAGACCCTGGAGGAGTCCCGCTGGGACATGGATGATATCGCCGGCATCTTCCGTTACTTCGCCGGCCTGGCCGACAAGGACGGCGGCGAGGTCATCGACTCGCCCATTCCGGACTCCACCAGCACCGTCATCCGCGAGCCCGTGGGCGTGTGCGGGCAGATATCGCCGTGGAACTACCCGCTCCTGCAGGCCTCGTGGAAGATGGCCCCGGCCCTGGCCGCTGGCTGCACCATCGTTATGAAGCCCAGCGAGATCACCCCGCTGACCACCATCAAGGTCACGGAGCTGGCCGAGGAGGCCGGCTACCCCAAGGGCGTGGTCAACCTGGTGCTCGGCCCCGGCGCTAGCGTGGGCGACGAGCTGTCATCAAACCATGATGTGGACCTGATATCCTTCACCGGCGGCATCGTCACCGGCAAGAAGATCATCCAGGCGGCCAGCACCAATGTGAAGAAGATCGCGCTGGAGCTGGGCGGCAAGAACCCCAATATCATCTTTGCCGACGCCGACTTTGACACGGCCGTGGACTACGCCCTCAACGGCGTGTTCTTCCACGCCGGGCAGATCTGCTCGGCCGGCGCCCGCGTCATGGTGGAAGATCCCATCTACGACAAGTTCGTGGCCGCGCTCAAGGCGCGCATGGAAAAGATCGTGGTGGGCAAGTGGACCGACGAGAAAACCCAGATGGGGCCGCTCATCTCGGCCCAGCACCTGGCCAAGGTAAAGGGATACGTCGAGATCGGGCAGCAGGAGGGCGCGAAACTTCTGCTGGGCGGAAATCTCCCTGAAGATCCGGAGCTCAGGAACGGGTACTTCTATATGCCCACCCTCTTTGCCGACTGCACCAACGACATGCGCATCGTGCAGGAAGAGGTCTTCGGCCCGGTCATCACCGTGGAGCGTTTCAGCACGGAAGACGAGGCGGTAGAGCGCGCCAACAGCACCGTCTACGGCTTGTCCGCCGGCTTCTGGACCCGCGACCCGGACCGCATCCAGCGCGTCTCGCGCGCCCTGCGCTTCGGCACCGTGTGGGTCAACGACTTCAACGTCTACTTCGTGCAGGCCCCCTGGGGCGGCTACAAGCAGTCCGGCATGGGCCGGGAGCTGGGCCGCATCGGCCTGGAGGAGTACACCGAGGTCAAACACATCTACCAGAACCACAAGACACAGGCCCTGAACTGGTTCGGGGCCTAGCGCCCCGAGCTCACGCAGGGGTACTTCGGGAGCGCCGGCCGTGCGGCCGGCTGACTCCAGAACCTGAACCAAGGAGTTGCGATGTCTGGTTACGCGAAAAAAATTCTGACTGTTGTTCTGGCCCTGACCCTGTCCGTGGTCTTCTTCTGCGGATCGGCCATGGCCGAGAAAAAGGAAATCCGCTTTGTCTACGTCGGCTGGACCGGCGTGACCATCAAGACCGAGCTGGCCAAAACCATCCTGGACTGCCTGGGCTACGAGACCGAGTCCAACCTGGTCTCCGTGCCCATCGCTTACAAGGCCATGGCTCTGAACGAGTCCGATATTTTTCTGGGCAACTGGATGCCCTCCATGAAGTCGGTGGCCGACCCGTTCTTCAAGGATGGCAGCGTGGTGCAGTACGTGGCCAACATGCCCGGCGCCAAGTACACCCTGGCCGTGCCCACCTATGAGTACGAGGCCGGCCTGCAAAGCTTCGAGGATATCGCCAAGTTCGGCGACAAGCTCGACTGGAAGATCTACGGCATCGAAGAAGGCAACGACGGCAACCAGATCATCCAGGCTATGATCGACAAGGATATGTACGGCCTGGGCAAGTTCGAGCTTGTGCCCTCCAGCGAGCCGGCCATGCTCATGCAGGTGCAGTCCTACGCCAAGGACAAGCAGTGGATCGTGTTCCTCGGCTGGGCCCCCCACAGCATGAACGAACGCATCGACATGAAGTACCTCAAGGGCAGCACGGCCGAAACCTTCGGCGAAAACGACGGCACCGCCACCGTGTACACCAACATCCGCAAAGGCTTTGCCGACGAACACCCCAATGTTGCAAAGCTCCTGCAGAACCTGAAGTTCCCTGTGCCCATGATGAACCAGATCATGCTCGCCATGCATCAGGACCAGGACCTGAAAGCCAAGGATGCCGGCATCGCCTGGCTGAAAAAGAACCCCGACACCTACAAGGGCTGGCTCGACGGCGTGACCACTGCCGACGGCAAACCGGCTCTGCCCGCATTCGAAGAATGCCTCTCAGGGATGTAAGCCCGCTAAAGCTACCCTTCTTCGGGATATAATCACCTGGACTGAACGCCGGGGAGCAGAGCGCTCTCCGGCGTTTGGTTCTTGTGGAGGTGTTGCCCTAAGGTTTAGCCGAGGGCTCTGCCCTCGGGCACCCGCCAGGGAGCTTAGCTCCCTGGACCCATATAATGGGGTCCGGGGACCAGTTGTCCCCGGCAGGAGGCGTGGGGGGCAGTATAAGCGTCCCCCGCACCGTCGGGAGCCCTTTTCAGCAACAAGGGGAACGCGGATTCGTGTTATAAAGGGATTTAGGCTACGAGGAAGGGCAAATAGGAAAGCATGTTAAAAAAAGCAGTGCAGAAGGTTAAAAAGCCATGCCTGAAGCGATCTGGGGCGTTTTCTCAATTCTCGTGACGTATCTCGTATACACCCTCGGGGAGTTGGTCGCTGTTGGCATCGTCTTCCTGGTGGTGTGGACCGTGCTGGACTGGACAGTCGTCACTGCACTCTACAAGAGAGTGGTGTGGAAACGGTTGGCTCATGAGAATGGGAAGGACGCCAAGGACCTGCATGATCTGATAATGCGAGACAAACTGCTGTCCTACGAGGCGTTGATGGATCTGCTGGGGAATGATCGGCTAGACTTCGTATATCGCGTCCGAAACCATGAGTTGCCTCGGCATCTGAGGTTCCTCGGACATCGGGTGCTATTTCCGCCCAAGTGGTTCGAAAAGCTGCTGAGCAGATGTTCCGTGCAAAAGAAGCACTTCCGGCAGTATGTTTTCTGCAAGCATTGCCGTTTCTTAGACGATGATATCGAGATCGGCGAGTTGGCAACAGAGGTGGATAGCATCCTGAGGCAAAGGAATGTCCGTGAAGTTGTTGAGTTGCTTGAAGATTATTTGTTGTTGCACAGGCATGCCGGGATCAAGACGTTGCGGGAATGGGCTCCTACTCTTCACCAGCCCTAATATAAGGGTCAAGGGAGCCGTGCTCCCTTGTGGGTGTCCGAGGGCAAGGCCCTCGGGAACTTGGACAGATGGGTGTTCGCGTTGCGGCGGGTTTTCAGGTAGAGGGGGCAAAAAAGAGAGCATCCCCATGGAATACGTCGCCATACTGTTCATCTGCTTTTTCAGCCTGCATGTCTTCTGGCGCAAAGCCAAGAGCGCCAAGCCGGAGATGGCCCTGGACCAGAAGCCGCAGCGCGAAGCCACGTTCCAGATCGCCGATGTGGACGCGTTCCTGAAACGGCTCATCAACCAAGCCAAGTGGGCGGACTACGCTCTGGAAATCGAGCGGAAAGACGAGGGGAAGCTTGTGTTCAGCGACGCCCCGGACACCCTTTCCTTCGGCTTCTTCTACTCGGTCGTGCTGGGCCCCACCCTGGACGGGACGACCACAGTCACCGTGGGCATCACCTCGCGCGTCATGAAGATGGAAATCGTGGCCGCGCGCAAGTTCGAAAAGTTCACCAAGCTCGTGGATGAATGCCTCACCGAGGGTGACGGCGCCTCCCAATAGGCCTGTGCGGGTGACGCTGTCCCTCACGCCCCCTGCCGGGGACCACTGGTCCCCGGACCCCATGTTATGGGTCCAGGGAGCAGTGCTCCCTGGTGGGAGTTCGAGGGTGAAACCCTCGAAAACCATTTTCCTTCTTCTCTCCTAAAAATAATAGCTCAGCCAGCAGTAGACGCTGTCCGGTGGCCGGAGGTCGAAGTCGGCGCCGGAAGGGACCACGCCGCCGTACTCGGTGCGGCGGGCGCCGGCTGCGATGTTGCCGCCCAGGAGCATGTCGATG from Oceanidesulfovibrio marinus includes:
- a CDS encoding ABC transporter substrate-binding protein, producing MSGYAKKILTVVLALTLSVVFFCGSAMAEKKEIRFVYVGWTGVTIKTELAKTILDCLGYETESNLVSVPIAYKAMALNESDIFLGNWMPSMKSVADPFFKDGSVVQYVANMPGAKYTLAVPTYEYEAGLQSFEDIAKFGDKLDWKIYGIEEGNDGNQIIQAMIDKDMYGLGKFELVPSSEPAMLMQVQSYAKDKQWIVFLGWAPHSMNERIDMKYLKGSTAETFGENDGTATVYTNIRKGFADEHPNVAKLLQNLKFPVPMMNQIMLAMHQDQDLKAKDAGIAWLKKNPDTYKGWLDGVTTADGKPALPAFEECLSGM
- the betA gene encoding choline dehydrogenase, which produces MSKHYDYIIVGGGSAGSVLANRLSANPDVKVLVLEAGRVDHRWDFRIHMPAALTYPLAGRYYNWWYESEPEPHMNNRRIYQPRGKVLGGSSCINGMIYIRGNAMDYEKWAKEPGLENWDYAHCLPYFKRFEYHLSGADEYQGGAGPLYLTTPKCKNPLFEAFFGAVQEAGYPLTKDVNGYRQEGFGRFDGTIYRSRRWNAARAYVHPVKSRRNLKVKLHSQALKILFSGNRAVGVEYAKGKRVRKAFGKEIICCGGAINSPQLLQLSGIGNGEELRKLGIDVVRDLPGVGENLQDHLELYVQYACKEPVSMYPALKWQNQPMIGLKWLFGRTGAAATNHFEAGGFIRSNDEVAYPNLQYHFLPIAIRYDGSVAQGGHGYQVHVGPMNTDVRGHVKLKSSDPKEYPEIFFNYLSTEQERQDWIDAIRVTRKIMTQPAFDRFRGDELAPGENVQTDEEILDFVAREGESAYHPSCTCKMGTDEMAVVDADLKVHGVDGLRVVDASVMPYVTNGNIYSPVMMIAEKSADIILGNTPLEPLDHAFYKHEQAGKSAPAEG
- the betB gene encoding betaine-aldehyde dehydrogenase, with translation MIRKKMYIDGEWVEARSGAVRQSINPCDGQPIAEVPEGGREDAQAAIAAARRAFDHDGWPQTPAAERGAMLYKLSELIVRDKEELAQLETLDTGKTLEESRWDMDDIAGIFRYFAGLADKDGGEVIDSPIPDSTSTVIREPVGVCGQISPWNYPLLQASWKMAPALAAGCTIVMKPSEITPLTTIKVTELAEEAGYPKGVVNLVLGPGASVGDELSSNHDVDLISFTGGIVTGKKIIQAASTNVKKIALELGGKNPNIIFADADFDTAVDYALNGVFFHAGQICSAGARVMVEDPIYDKFVAALKARMEKIVVGKWTDEKTQMGPLISAQHLAKVKGYVEIGQQEGAKLLLGGNLPEDPELRNGYFYMPTLFADCTNDMRIVQEEVFGPVITVERFSTEDEAVERANSTVYGLSAGFWTRDPDRIQRVSRALRFGTVWVNDFNVYFVQAPWGGYKQSGMGRELGRIGLEEYTEVKHIYQNHKTQALNWFGA